The following proteins are encoded in a genomic region of Galbibacter sp. BG1:
- a CDS encoding acyl-ACP desaturase, whose product MSLHNIRLEVMRTIEKRVDSFLEEYLIPADQIWQPTDFLPDSQSENFYEEIRKIRGEAKELGYDFWVVLVGDTITEEALPTYESWLMDVEGVDQHERNGWSKWVRHWTAEENRHGDVLNKYLYLAGRVNMKEIEKTTQHMIADGFDIGTGRDPYKNFVYTSFQELATNISHKRVGQLAKKKGNPMLAKMCNIIAGDEMRHHLAYREFVKTIFEHDPSEMMIAFADMMKRKIVMPAQFIRESGDHIGSAFENFSNAAQRLGVYTTFDYINILERLNQYWEIDKVRELNDKAEKAREYLVKLPERLKRISERMAVPQDPHTFKWVEANGVL is encoded by the coding sequence ATGTCACTACACAATATTAGACTTGAAGTAATGCGCACCATAGAAAAGAGAGTCGATTCTTTTCTGGAGGAATATCTTATACCCGCTGATCAAATTTGGCAGCCTACCGATTTCCTTCCCGATTCCCAAAGCGAGAATTTTTATGAAGAAATAAGAAAGATTCGCGGCGAAGCCAAAGAGTTAGGTTACGATTTTTGGGTGGTTCTTGTTGGAGATACCATTACAGAAGAAGCCTTACCAACTTACGAATCTTGGTTGATGGACGTAGAAGGTGTAGACCAGCACGAACGTAATGGATGGTCTAAATGGGTTCGCCATTGGACTGCTGAAGAAAACCGTCATGGCGATGTTTTAAATAAATACCTCTATTTGGCCGGAAGGGTGAATATGAAGGAAATTGAAAAAACCACGCAGCATATGATTGCCGATGGATTTGATATCGGTACCGGAAGGGATCCATATAAAAACTTTGTTTACACTTCCTTCCAAGAGTTGGCAACCAATATATCGCATAAGCGAGTGGGACAATTAGCTAAGAAGAAAGGCAACCCGATGCTGGCTAAAATGTGTAATATTATTGCAGGGGATGAAATGAGACATCACCTCGCTTACAGGGAATTTGTAAAAACAATTTTTGAACACGACCCGAGTGAAATGATGATTGCTTTTGCCGATATGATGAAAAGAAAAATCGTAATGCCAGCACAATTTATACGTGAATCTGGAGACCATATTGGTAGTGCCTTTGAAAATTTCTCAAATGCAGCACAGCGATTGGGTGTTTACACCACCTTCGACTATATTAATATTTTAGAGCGATTGAATCAATATTGGGAAATTGATAAAGTAAGGGAATTAAATGACAAAGCTGAAAAAGCAAGGGAATATTTGGTAAAACTTCCTGAGCGTTTAAAGAGAATCTCAGAGCGTATGGCTGTACCACAAGATCCACATACTTTTAAGTGGGTGGAAGCCAACGGAGTTTTATAA